The following coding sequences lie in one Rutidosis leptorrhynchoides isolate AG116_Rl617_1_P2 chromosome 6, CSIRO_AGI_Rlap_v1, whole genome shotgun sequence genomic window:
- the LOC139855650 gene encoding ammonium transporter 1 member 1-like, whose translation MPTCSADSLAAMFGANTTNAAGAANFICDQFNTVTTKFIDTTYAIDTTYLLFSAYLVFSMQLGFAMLCAGSVRAKNTMNIMLTNVLDAAAGGLFYYLFGFAFAFGTPSNGFIGKHNFALKDIPSSVFDYSYFLYQWAFAIAAAGITSGSIAERTQFVAYLIYSAFLTGFVYPVVSHWFWSVDGWASASNLNNLFLGSGVIDFAGSGVVHMVGGIAGLYGALIEGPRIGRFDHTGRSVALRGHSASLVVLGTFLLWFGWYGFNPGSFTKILSPYESGNFYGQWSAVGRTAVTTTLAGCTAALTTLFGKRIISGHWNVTDVCNGLLGGFAAITAGCSVVDPWAAVVCGFVAACVLTGCNKLAEKFKYDDPLEAAQLHGGCGAWGVIFTGLFAKEKYVNEVYPGKPGRPYGLLMGGGVKLLAAHVVQIMVIFGFVSATMGPLFFILHKLKLLRISPEDETAGMDMTRHGGFAYVYHDEDSHKNNGLPTRTIETSTTPT comes from the coding sequence ATGCCAACATGTTCCGCCGATTCACTAGCCGCCATGTTTGGCGCCAACACAACCAACGCTGCTGGCGCCGCCAATTTCATCTGCGACCAATTCAATACCGTTACCACCAAGTTCATCGACACAACATACGCCATTGACACCACTTACCTTCTTTTCTCTGCTTACCTCGTTTTCTCAATGCAACTTGGTTTCGCCATGCTTTGTGCCGGATCCGTTCGCGCCAAAAACACCATGAACATCATGCTCACTAATGTTCTTGACGCTGCAGCCGGTGGTTTATTCTATTACTTATTCGGTTTCGCTTTCGCTTTCGGTACACCTTCAAACGGATTCATCGGAAAACATAATTTCGCGCTAAAAGATATCCCTTCATCTGTGTTTGATTACAGCTACTTTTTATACCAATGGGCTTTCGCGATCGCTGCTGCTGGGATCACATCTGGATCGATCGCTGAAAGAACCCAATTCGTTGCGTATTTGATTTACTCTGCTTTTTTAACCGGGTTTGTTTACCCGGTTGTTTCTCATTGGTTCTGGTCCGTGGACGGGTGGGCTAGTGCTTCAAATCTGAACAACTTGTTTCTCGGGTCGGGTGTTATCGATTTCGCCGGGTCGGGTGTAGTTCATATGGTTGGTGGGATAGCCGGTTTGTACGGTGCTTTAATCGAAGGCCCAAGAATCGGTCGGTTTGACCATACTGGCCGATCGGTTGCGTTACGTGGTCATAGCGCGTCTTTAGTTGTTCTCGGGACTTTTTTGTTGTGGTTTGGGTGGTACGGGTTTAACCCCGGCTCGTTTACTAAAATATTAAGCCCGTATGAGTCGGGTAACTTTTACGGGCAATGGAGCGCAGTTGGTAGAACCGCGGTAACAACCACTCTAGCTGGTTGCACCGCGGCTCTAACTACTTTATTCGGTAAAAGAATAATATCGGGACATTGGAATGTTACTGACGTGTGTAACGGGCTTTTGGGCGGGTTTGCTGCAATCACAGCCGGGTGTTCGGTAGTGGATCCATGGGCTGCAGTCGTTTGTGGATTTGTAGCTGCATGTGTGTTAACCGGGTGTAACAAATTAGCTGAAAAATTCAAGTATGATGATCCATTAGAAGCTGCTCAGCTTCATGGTGGTTGTGGGGCCTGGGGGGTTATTTTTACCGGTTTATTCGCCAAAGAGAAATATGTGAATGAGGTTTACCCGGGTAAACCGGGCAGGCCATACGGGTTATTAATGGGAGGAGGTGTAAAACTTTTGGCTGCACATGTGGTTCAAATAATGGTCATATTTGGGTTCGTGAGTGCAACAATGGGTCCTTTGTTTTTCATTCTGCATAAGCTTAAATTGTTAAGGATTTCACCTGAAGATGAAACTGCGGGTATGGATATGACCCGACATGGTGGGTTTGCCTATGTTTATCATGATGAAGATAGTCATAAAAATAATGGTTTACCTACGAGGACGATAGAAACGTCTACAACTCCAACATAG